The window CGACGTCGGCCCGGACGAGCTCCAGGAGCGCGACCATGAACGAGGACGGGACGCGGTTGTCACGGCTGAGCCCCGAGCCGTCGGCGAGCACGAGCCCGGTCGTGTCGAGCCCGAGCTCGCCGAGCGCCTGCGTCGTCCCGGCCTGGATCGACTCGAACGCGCCACCCGCCCCGCGCTCGATCGCGACGAGGCGGGCGAGGTTCTCGGCCGTCGTGTTGTCGCTGTCGGTGAGCGCATAGCGGATGAGCTCCGAGACCGGCTGGGACTGCACCTCGGCGAGGACCGCGGCGCCCTCCGGCGCCGTCCCGCCGATCGTGACGGCCGACACGGGCACGCCGAGCGCGGTCGCGAGCGCGCTCGCCGCCCGCTCGCTCGGCTGCTGAGACCGGGGCGACACGAGCGATTGCGGTGTCGCACGGTCACCGTCGATCGTGAAGGGGGAGATCCAGCTGATGTAGCCGTCGGTCCGGTCGGCGTCGTTCCAGGACGGCTGCCACTCCGGGCCGCTGTAGAGGCTCGTGTCGACGACGACGCGGGTGATCGTCCCGCCGCCGAGTGCCTGCTTCGCCTGCGCCGCGAGGTCCGCGACGTGGGCGGTCGCCCCGTCGTAGTAGGTGGGCGAGCCGGCGGGCAGCGAGGAGAGCGTGAAGTCGCCGCCGGGGACGACCACGATCTCGCCCGGTTCCGCGCCCTGCACGATCCGGGTCGTGAGCCGCGTGTCCGGCCCCAGGGTCGTGAGCGCGGCCGCGCTCGTGAGGAGCTTCATGGTCGATGCGGTCGGGTTCGCGACGTCGGCCTGCCGATCGAAGAGCACCTCACCGGACTCCGAGTCCACGACGAGTCCGTGGAAGTCGAGCGCACCGGGCTGCGATGCGGCGGCCGCGATCGAGCAACTACGGAAGGTCTGCGCGCCCGCTGCGTCCGCCGGTTCCGCTCGGACGGGCCGGATCGGCTTGGCGGCCGTGCCGTCCGTCGCGCCGGCGCCGTCGAGAACCGCTGCCGCCGCGCCGCCCGCGCCGATGCCGAACACACCGGCGAGGAGGATCGAGAGGATCGCAACGACGGTGAAGGTGCGCGGGCCCACTCGTCCTCGACTCACGCGTCCTCCGGTCCCACGGTCCACCCGTCGGCCCGTCCGCGGGGTGCGGGCACATCGTACTCGGCGGGCGCCCGCCTTCTCGAATCGCCGTAGCATGAGGCCGGACCGGTCGCTCGCCGAGGCACGGGGCAGCGCCCGTCCCGCGACCCGGAACCGTGGAGAGGGTGGTCACAGGGCATGACTCGAGCAGCGGACGAGGTTCCCATCGCGATCGCCGGGACGCACAACCTGCGCGATCTCGGCGGTCTGCCCGCGAGCGGCGGCGTCGTCGCCCCGGGACGCCTGTACCGCTCGGACGCCCTGTCGGGACTCGACGACTCCGGACTCGTCGCCTTCGCCGCGCTCGGGATCGACCGGATCGTGGACCTCCGCGATGCCGTCGAGATCGAGCGGCAGCCGACGCGTCTCGGGCCGGCCGGTCCGGAGATCGTGCACGTGCCGGTCTTCCGCGCGGCCGACCCCGCCGAGATGCTCCGTTCCATGGGCGGATCGGGTCCGGACCTCGACGGGCTCTACGCGGCGATGCTCACCGCCGAGGGCGCGCACCTGGCCGAGGCCGTGACCGCCGTCGCGGACGCTCCGACGGGAGCCGTGCTCGTCCACTGCACGGCGGGGAAGGATCGTACGGGCGTCGTCGTCTCGCTCGTGCTCGCGCTCCTCGGGGTGCCCGAGGAGCGCATC is drawn from Pseudoclavibacter chungangensis and contains these coding sequences:
- the dacB gene encoding D-alanyl-D-alanine carboxypeptidase/D-alanyl-D-alanine-endopeptidase → MSRGRVGPRTFTVVAILSILLAGVFGIGAGGAAAAVLDGAGATDGTAAKPIRPVRAEPADAAGAQTFRSCSIAAAASQPGALDFHGLVVDSESGEVLFDRQADVANPTASTMKLLTSAAALTTLGPDTRLTTRIVQGAEPGEIVVVPGGDFTLSSLPAGSPTYYDGATAHVADLAAQAKQALGGGTITRVVVDTSLYSGPEWQPSWNDADRTDGYISWISPFTIDGDRATPQSLVSPRSQQPSERAASALATALGVPVSAVTIGGTAPEGAAVLAEVQSQPVSELIRYALTDSDNTTAENLARLVAIERGAGGAFESIQAGTTQALGELGLDTTGLVLADGSGLSRDNRVPSSFMVALLELVRADVDGLAIMLPYLPASGETGTLDDRFLPGTTVVPPGAIDAKTGWIEEVYGLAGYMTLESGRTLTFAFYVVGPVSLANRDVLDSIASQAYGCGEELADW